From the Natronococcus sp. AD-5 genome, one window contains:
- a CDS encoding DUF2267 domain-containing protein, with translation MNFDEFTGQVQHRLELPGIGETMRAIRATLMTLGQRIPEDAAEDLAASLPMEIRWYMTGAVHKHGQRFDWKEFVSRVSEIERVDPPEAAYHARVIVDLVSTQVPPSDFQQLCDQLPESQNDENWRKLFKVVDAGGWGDAEEAQTCGGPQPESNGETATDANDNDSFDSSE, from the coding sequence ATGAATTTTGATGAGTTCACTGGCCAAGTTCAACATCGACTCGAACTACCAGGCATCGGGGAGACGATGCGGGCAATTCGGGCCACGCTCATGACGTTGGGTCAGCGAATCCCGGAGGATGCAGCCGAGGATCTCGCTGCCTCGCTTCCGATGGAAATTCGCTGGTATATGACCGGCGCCGTCCATAAACACGGCCAACGATTCGACTGGAAAGAGTTCGTCTCGCGAGTTAGTGAGATAGAACGGGTTGATCCACCGGAGGCAGCCTATCATGCCCGCGTCATCGTTGATCTTGTAAGCACCCAGGTTCCACCATCCGATTTTCAACAACTATGTGATCAACTTCCGGAGAGCCAGAACGACGAGAACTGGCGCAAGCTATTCAAAGTCGTTGACGCTGGAGGATGGGGTGACGCTGAAGAGGCGCAGACTTGCGGTGGGCCGCAACCCGAGAGCAACGGTGAAACCGCAACAGATGCCAACGATAACGATTCGTTCGACTCAAGCGAATAG
- a CDS encoding universal stress protein: protein MAEPALEYTLENHHNAEITVLTVVGEPLMMSEVVGLPLENDLEAAARKRAKEVHDHARELAVEHDTEIDTVVGLSQPEQAVINRAENYDAVVIGSHGGDVFDWFFVDNVAEAVFRHSPSQW from the coding sequence ATGGCCGAACCGGCACTCGAATACACACTCGAGAACCATCATAACGCGGAGATCACCGTTCTCACTGTCGTCGGTGAACCATTAATGATGAGCGAAGTGGTAGGGCTTCCGTTGGAAAACGATCTCGAGGCAGCCGCCAGGAAACGGGCTAAAGAGGTCCACGATCACGCTCGTGAGCTGGCTGTCGAGCACGATACCGAGATTGATACGGTCGTCGGTCTCAGCCAGCCGGAACAAGCGGTCATCAATCGTGCTGAGAATTACGACGCGGTCGTGATTGGTAGTCACGGCGGAGACGTGTTCGATTGGTTCTTCGTCGACAACGTTGCCGAAGCCGTGTTTCGCCATTCCCCGTCTCAGTGGTAG
- a CDS encoding phosphopantetheine adenylyltransferase yields the protein MRITVAGTFGPIHDGHRALFEQALWFGDDGVLIALTSDELATETCHASRPIPPFFERKRIVEETLTKLDKWGRDTECRKLTDELGIASPDPTIDALIVSPETVAELKEINNLRREQELTPILGIIVPYILAEDGERISSTRIVKNEVDEQTWNSPRVNVIVQLFPRLFCSINWLGSCM from the coding sequence ATGAGAATTACTGTAGCCGGAACGTTCGGTCCCATCCACGATGGGCACCGTGCGCTCTTTGAGCAGGCACTTTGGTTCGGTGATGACGGGGTGCTCATCGCACTCACGAGTGATGAACTAGCAACGGAAACTTGCCACGCATCTCGTCCGATTCCGCCGTTTTTCGAGCGAAAACGAATCGTCGAAGAAACGCTTACCAAACTCGACAAGTGGGGAAGAGACACCGAATGCAGGAAACTAACCGACGAACTCGGTATCGCATCGCCGGATCCGACGATCGATGCACTAATCGTGTCTCCCGAAACTGTAGCCGAGCTCAAGGAGATAAACAATCTACGGCGAGAGCAAGAACTGACTCCGATTCTTGGAATCATAGTCCCGTACATACTTGCCGAAGACGGAGAGCGCATCTCTTCGACGCGTATAGTCAAAAATGAGGTTGACGAACAAACATGGAACTCTCCTCGTGTAAACGTTATTGTCCAGCTGTTTCCCCGATTGTTCTGCTCGATCAATTGGCTCGGGAGTTGCATGTGA